The following DNA comes from Erigeron canadensis isolate Cc75 chromosome 3, C_canadensis_v1, whole genome shotgun sequence.
ATGTATTTACTTTGTGAGATTTAGTAGTTTGCGAGATTTACTCATGTTATACttttatgaaatgttatgcATCCACTTGTTTTTTTGGTGAATGTTGTAGATCGACAGGTTCGGACATTTTAAGATATGGCACGGAGCAGGGTCAATTCTTGTAGCTGTTTCATTTTCTTCTGTATTTGGAAGCTGTGTTCCTTGTATTATTTTCGGCAGTGAATCAACTTCATTGCAAACAATTGGTTACAGTTTTTTCGCAGCCGTGTTCAATGTGGGATGGGCTGCTACCCAAGTCTCACACATGTAACTGTTTGCTTATTTGACTACCCCCAAACCCCTGAATTATCATCTGGATTATTAGCTTCTTGTTTTTTACAGCCATGATTAAGATTCCCTTAATTAAGGCTTTAAAACACAAATTGGTATTGTTCAACTTTCTGTGTTTTGTAAGGCATGCATTTTGGGTTCATCTGCATTTTGTGTAGTCACTGCTGACTGTTCACATTAGAAGTGGCTAGAGAGGGCAGGGAGGGAAACAGGTCAAAAACGGGTTCTGGCTAAAAGATGTCAATCATACTATATGTCATGTCAACGCAGGGCATTTTGGTTGACCCATAGGAGTAAAATAATCCATGTAGCTAttgattataaaaagaataggaTCAAGTTCTTGAATGAAGGTAGTTGTATGCAATAAAAGTAGATTTTGGCGACTTTCAACCTATTTGACCAGTTCACTTATAGCTAAACTCTTTTATATTACCAGCTTAAGATAAAACATCATCCAAATTGACTCATTCATAAATTAATGTATCTAAATTGGAGCGACTGGTTCATATGTTTGTTTCTCctacttttgattttttataaatatggtTCATATAACTTCCTTCTGCTGTTATTTCTTGTGTACTAACTAATGACTGCTCTGTAGGTCTATGGTGAATTGTATCACCCTTAATTCAACAAGCAGGGTTGTATTGACTAGTTGTCGGAATGCGTTTTCGATGGTAAGCAATGCATGTATATAATGTGTTATGCATCATTTGGTTAAAATAAAGCTAGTTAACCATACAAAAGTATTGCCATTATAAATCTTCATAAATGAACCCCTTCTTGGCTTCCTACATCTGATTGGTACAATGCACCTAATGAGTCAGAACACTCAGATCAGATGCAAGGAAGCTACAAAAGGGGCCAAGAATGACCACTATTTTTTTCTCTTGATATGCATTTGAAGGTTGCCAACCTGAGCTTATATGCAATTGCCTTCACGGTCTTCCATATACGTCCTTCAAAAACCACAGAGGATATTGAAAATCAGGTAAGAGTCGTTTTCACCTGTGTTTTGCTTTGCTTTTCATTGTATTGATACTTTAAAAGTGGACAGTATCGATGGATTGCATACTCATCAATATTCATTGGATGTTGCTTTGTGGCTGTATTTCACATTGGGACAAAAGAGCCAAGGTATCCACACTCTTGAAAAACTTATACACGCCGACTCTTTGGATCAATGAGGCAAACTTGAACCTTGATATCGTATGATTGAATTCTAAATTCAAACAAGTTGATACACAGTATAAGTTAAGATGCTATACTACAAATTTATATGTGGTATGGCAATTAAAATTAGGTTCACAGAAATTTGTGATTTCAACGTCAGGGATTTACCTCAGAAgctatatatgttatttttctgTTTCTGGTCCAACATATGCTCATATGTCTTGTGGGACAGTAAGtctgacaatatatatatatatataatatatatacatatatatatatatataggggtgagttattttaggatcaccccttattttaggaccaattaagaccacatcataatcatcatcaccgaccaccaccaccaccaccatgatcatctccgaccaaaaACATGGTCCTCCGGATCCGGCGACCACCGCCGTCGCTGGAAAATCATGTTtcagttaacttacacatgtgtaagttaacttaaaaaCGATTTTCTGGTGGTCCCCGttgccggaaaatcatggtggtggtcggagatgatcatggtggtggttggagatgatcatggttgtgtgtaagttacaaaaaccatatgtcctaattggtcctaaaataaggagtggtcctaaaataactttcacctatatatatatatatatataagaacagttttaaaataagaacggtgtaaacacttaaaaaacatcattttgatgcattaaaagtccataaaactaatatagtgcataactaattttcattatttaagtgtataacaacacattggcctgtcaaaatcaagaaaatcatgttttttgttttttgcatccatcttggatgcatattcttcaaaatgatgcatccaccaaaaaacgtgattttttcgatttcgatggatcaatgtgttgttaaacacttaaataatgataattagttatgcactatgttagttttatggacttttaatgcatcaaaatgatgttttttaagtgttctcaccgttcttattttaagactgttctcaccggagtattaccctatataatatatatatatatatatatatatataaagtttttaacatttacttGTTTATAGGTTGAAAGAAGACGCTCGAGGCCATGCTTATCAAAAGATATCATGGACTTACTGGTTTAAGAAAGTTCTATACTATCAAGTTGCTCTCGTCTATATGCTCACACGGCTAATTACCAATGTTTCACAGGTATTTTTCCACAAATCTTTTGACATTATGTAAAAAGAGTAATGGGGGGAACCCTAGCAGCCTATATAAACAATACTACAGAAACAccaattcatatatgttttcACTCTTGGAAACCATAAATGTAGCCGGTTTATATGATCTTTTCAAGAATCCCAAAAGGCATAAACTTTAGTTTCATTGTGGAATTTAGGCATTCCTTGCGTTCTATGTCGTTAATGATCTTCGGATGGCCCTATCATCTAAAGCATCGGTATGTACTTACACGAACTTCATGAATGATAgaaaattttcattgatttcaACCATGAAACAGTATTTGTTATGATGTATTTCATTTGTATCTCATTTTTTGGCTCTATATGTGTATTGTTGCTAGATTCCAGCCATGATCTACATCTTTAGCTTCATCGTATCCATTGTACTACAGGTCCCCTCTCCATCCTCATATCTTAATATTACTATTAATACATTTTGATCTTTGAGAGTCAAAGAGAACATGTTCTGGATTTGAATTTAAATCGCCATATGCTAACCTTTTGAGAAAATTTACATACCCACGTTAACATTTTACAATTTAGAATACTTAGCCTGACTCTTCATTGTCAATTCATATGTTTTGCTTTATGTGTTGTATAGGAACTCACGTGGACCGGCCAACGCTTGAAAGTATTCTTTGGAGTTGGAGGGATTTTGTGGATACTTTGTGGCACAGCCATTTTCTTTATGCCAACTAACATGAAGGAAATGATGTATTTACTTTCATTAGTCATTGGTATTGCAAATGCACTCATAACGGTACCACACTTTCTTGAAACtgctacatatatatgttaatttcaaCTCATAACTTATGAATGGGTCTATTTAAGTTATATTACAGTACTTCTTTACTATGTGTCAAATGGGTAAAGCGAAAAAAAGGCCATTTGAAAAGGAAACTGATCGTCTGAGTCGAACTAGTCAAACATGTTGAGAGTTAGCCCAAAGTGTATTGCTAGCACATACAACCTACTAGATACCTCTTCAATATTTA
Coding sequences within:
- the LOC122594673 gene encoding major facilitator superfamily domain-containing protein 12-like encodes the protein MLDHQRNGLVAGNEMEAVGRWSVLFYGVGHMLNDITAACWFTYLLVFITDIGLSPRDAATVMLSGQIADGLTTIFAGELIDRFGHFKIWHGAGSILVAVSFSSVFGSCVPCIIFGSESTSLQTIGYSFFAAVFNVGWAATQVSHMSMVNCITLNSTSRVVLTSCRNAFSMVANLSLYAIAFTVFHIRPSKTTEDIENQYRWIAYSSIFIGCCFVAVFHIGTKEPRLKEDARGHAYQKISWTYWFKKVLYYQVALVYMLTRLITNVSQAFLAFYVVNDLRMALSSKASIPAMIYIFSFIVSIVLQELTWTGQRLKVFFGVGGILWILCGTAIFFMPTNMKEMMYLLSLVIGIANALITVTGVSMQSYLVGEDVKGCAFVYGSLSFLDKISCGLALWVLESYQTTSTALKDCSPVCSCFSISRYGFGLVPAICALAAVVVTCTMKLEKPRLRSLKVPLLE